Part of the Vallitalea okinawensis genome, GGTAGTGGGCATTGGAGTAGGAGAAGGTATGGGATTAGCAACTGCAGCTGCAGTTGAAGGTATTGCAAGACAACCCGAAGCTTTTGATACAATCATGGATGGGTTAGTACTAGGCAATAATATTACTCTCATTCCATTAATTGCAGCTTTCTTAATAGCTCTTTGTCTTATACGTTTAGCAAAGGCTAGTAACTGTTATGTTAATTGTGATACCGGTTTAGATTGTGGCATTAATATTGGACTAGCTTCTTTAGGTTCAGGTATTTCGGTTATAGGTGGGATAGGTGCTGCAAAAGGCATAGGTATTGCTACTGCAGCCGCAATTGAAGGTATTGCACGACAACCCGAAGCTACTGAAAAGATAATTGAAGCACTTATAATCGGGAACTTATATGCTTTAATATCTGTATTAGCTTCATTTATTGTAGCCATAATGTTAATAAGGATTGCTCAGAGTAAAGTTATTCAATGATACCAATGTAACTTCATTATTATATTAGGAACCTGTTGTATTTAGGTTCCTTTATTCTCATTCTTTACTCTTTATTTTTTATTAACATACAGAGATCCATCACTTTGCAATTCTGCATATATTACTTTTTCTTTTGATTCTATTCCATATAACCTAAGTTGACATTCTAGCCATTCTTCACTAAGATTAAACTCCCTTAAATTTTTACTTACAACTCTACCATCTACAATAATTTCAGAAGGCAAATACTCACGTAGAGTTATAGGGAGATTTAAATTTCGTGTCATGACTAATATAATTTAAAAACCTATAAATGTTTTAAATACGACTTGTAAAGTAGTAATCATTACTCCCTCCATACTTGGATTCATTTACCAATGTGTATAGCATTAGTATGTAACAACGCTCCCTTTTTATGTGAACGCCAAAATTATCTATATGTTTAATAATGTTAACATATTGTATAAGCACTATTTTCATATTAGGGAATACATTGATAGTGTAAGATAAAAAGAGAGGTGGTTTGAATATGTGCGACGTATTTAGGAAGATACATAGAAATGATTATATTATAAGTTCATCAACTGAAGAATACCATCAACAACCCTTTAATCCACTGCCAAAAAAACAGCAACCTATTATACACCAATTACTTGAATCTGCTGCATCAATGGAATTAGCTATGGCCAAGCTTTTAGACGCAGAATGTAAAACCTTAGAAATGCTTATAAAAAACTTTACAGAATCTACTTCCTCTGATATGGCTATTAATAACGTATCTTGTGAAAGTGATTTAGATGATATACTTAAAAGTATACAATTACTTTATTCTGCTGCACAAATGGAAGCCGATTTTTCCAATATATCGGAGGATGAAAGTAAGAAAATAGAGTTGCTACTTAAGTCTCTGGAGGATACAGATGAATCAGTCTCTACAGTAAATGATATCAAAGAAATATCTGCTAACTTGAAAGAAATTATTATTGCTATTACTAGCATTGAGCATGATATATTGCAAAAAATTAAAGCTGTTTTAGCTCTGTCCCATCTATAAAAAAATGCCCTGCTATATGGATGATTCTACTCATCTTTATAGCAGGGTACTTTAGTACATACTTATCAACAGTATTTATTCTTATCTACCCTTTTATAGACCCAAACATGACCATATTCTATCTAATAAACTACTTTCTCTATCTTATCAATTATTAAATGTAAATTAGTTAATGATTGATTTCCTTGTAATTCTACGTACTTTAACTTTTCTAGCTCTAATAAAGGTGAAATATCAATAATATTATTATGACCTAAACTTGCATGTGCTAAATTTGTTAAACTTGATAACGGAGTGATATCTTCTAAATTATGATTTCCGTATATATATACTTTTTCCAAGTTAATTAAATTCTCTATAGGCTCTAAACTAACGATATCAGAATAGTTTATCTCTATTGAATTAAGACCCAAAAAGTACTCAAGACCTTGTAAATTTTTTATTTTACCATTATTATTAGAAAAATGTTGAAGATCTACAATATCCATGAATCTAATAGGTTCATCAGGTAATAATCCACTTGAATTTTTGATAACACTTCTTAGTACGGGGTCATTTATTATTATCTCTCTGCTTCTAGGTATCAAATCAATTAAGTTAGGTGTAATGTTAAAGTTTGATATAATGTAATCGCTTGACCTTAGTAACTCAACTGCATCTTGCTGTTCGTTAAAGAAATCTTCCTTAGAAATAATTATCTCAATTATATTACCTGGTAAAACCAAATTATTAGTTATTGTAAATTCTTTGTTATTAACTACCGAACGTAATATGGCACCATTCATATTGATTGGATTATTAGTTCTATTAATTATTTTGACACTTCCAGATAAGCTTTGAGTTACAATTTTTAGATCACCTGCTTCAACTTCTTCTATTAGTTCTATATTATTTTCAATAAGACTTAAGTCATTAAAATCGTTATCTCCATTAATCTCAATTTTAGAAAGCTCTAAGTTCCTTATCTCATCAAGATTCTTTATTGAGTTTTGATATATATTTAGATACTCTAGTTTGTCTAGATTATGTAAGGACTCCAGTTTATCAATTTGATTATTACTTACATCTAGTTTGTTAAGGTTAGAAAAATATTCTAGCCCATCAAGATTTTTAATATTAAGACCACTTAAATCTAAAGAGGTTATGTTTAAAACATCGTTATATTCTATAGTTTTCGTTTGATTATTTAGTAATGTTCTAATATGTTGCTCTAAATTTTCATCAGTAAAAACAATTTTATTATCGTATACTTCTAGGCCTATATCCTTTGCTATAGAATAACTTATAACATTATTATTTACTAAATATTGAATGAGTGTTAGGTTAGAATTTTTCATATTAGTATTAAGAGTTTGATATGATAAATATGCTATATCACTTCTTAAAAAATCTTTTGAGTATAATAATTGTTCATCATATTCATCATATAAACCGTATGAATTTCCATAGCTTATTGCTGTATTCCAAGAAAAATCACCTAATGTATCCTCATATCCCAATGCTCTTAAAATCAATGTAACATAAGACTTTGCTAGCATTAAATCATCTGAACCAAACTGTGTATCTGATATACCTTTTGTATAGCCATTTTCATAAGCCCATCCTATATAATTATTTGCCCACTCAGGGACATCGGTAAATGGATGTGAGTAAGTTCCATTGTTAGCTTCTTTTTCTTTACCAATTAATCTGATAAACATAACTAATCCTTCAATACGATTTGGTTCCCTTTCTAATTCAAATCCCTCTCCTGTACCTTGGAAAATATTAATCTCTTTTAATTTGTCAGCATAGATTTCATAATCAATTATGTTATTCGCAAGTACACTAATAGTGCTAGATAAAAAAAACAAAAAACCTATCATTATAGGAAATAACTTTCTATTCATTAAATCCATCTCCTTTTGTAAATAATGCATTTACAGAAAACTTATACTTTTACATCAAAATACATTATACTCCTTTGTGCTAATAATTTCAACTTTATGGAAATTAATGTAACTATCTGTTACCCCCCATTGCTTAAGCATGAAAAATAATTTTTAATGTGTTGGTGAGTAACGAGCTCAATTAAATTACGTATCTTGCAATCATATATAAACGCTCTTATAACATCTTTATAAGACATAAAAAAAACTCCTACATTAATGATATACATTAATATAGAAGGAGTTTGTTTTGTCGAGTCTATAACCATTTATATAAGTCACTTTCAGCACTTTGTTCCTATTCTGCCCAGTTATGCCATACGTCTTGGACATCATCGTCATCTTCTAATAAATCTAACATTTTTTGCATCTTCTTAAGATCTTCATCAGAAGTTAATTCAGTCGTTGTTTGAGGAATCATTTTTACCTCAGCTGAAATAGGTTGAATATCTACCGCATTGATAGCATCAGATACTGCCCCAAAATCTTCTGGTGTCGTTATCACTACATACCCTTCTTCTTCAGCTTCGAAATCCTCAGCTCCTGCATCTAATGCTAGCATCATCATTTCATCTTCATCCATGCCGTCAGACTTTTCAATGATTATTTCACCTTTTTTGTCAAACATAAAGGATACGCAACCGGAAGTTCCCATGTTGCCACCGCCTTTTGTAAAGGCGTGACGTACATTCGCTGCTGTACGGTTTTTATTATCTGTAAGGCACTCTACGATAACAGCGACACCATTAGGACCATAACCTTCGTAAACAATGCTTTCATAGCTTACGTTATCACCTTCACCAGCTGCTTTTTTAATACTACGAGAAATTGTATCATTAGGCATATTGTTAGCTTTACACTTTGCAACAACATCCTTTAACTTCGTATTAAGCTCTGGATCTGGACCGCCTGCTTTTACAGCAACGGCAATCTCTCTACCTAATTTAGTAAATATCTTTCCCTTTTTAGCATCTTGTCTTTCTTTTCTATGTTTAATATTCG contains:
- a CDS encoding ATP synthase subunit c family protein, whose protein sequence is MNCGYLKGLSALGAGLTMVVGIGVGEGMGLATAAAVEGIARQPEAFDTIMDGLVLGNNITLIPLIAAFLIALCLIRLAKASNCYVNCDTGLDCGINIGLASLGSGISVIGGIGAAKGIGIATAAAIEGIARQPEATEKIIEALIIGNLYALISVLASFIVAIMLIRIAQSKVIQ
- a CDS encoding YetF domain-containing protein, with amino-acid sequence MTRNLNLPITLREYLPSEIIVDGRVVSKNLREFNLSEEWLECQLRLYGIESKEKVIYAELQSDGSLYVNKK
- a CDS encoding leucine-rich repeat domain-containing protein — protein: MNRKLFPIMIGFLFFLSSTISVLANNIIDYEIYADKLKEINIFQGTGEGFELEREPNRIEGLVMFIRLIGKEKEANNGTYSHPFTDVPEWANNYIGWAYENGYTKGISDTQFGSDDLMLAKSYVTLILRALGYEDTLGDFSWNTAISYGNSYGLYDEYDEQLLYSKDFLRSDIAYLSYQTLNTNMKNSNLTLIQYLVNNNVISYSIAKDIGLEVYDNKIVFTDENLEQHIRTLLNNQTKTIEYNDVLNITSLDLSGLNIKNLDGLEYFSNLNKLDVSNNQIDKLESLHNLDKLEYLNIYQNSIKNLDEIRNLELSKIEINGDNDFNDLSLIENNIELIEEVEAGDLKIVTQSLSGSVKIINRTNNPINMNGAILRSVVNNKEFTITNNLVLPGNIIEIIISKEDFFNEQQDAVELLRSSDYIISNFNITPNLIDLIPRSREIIINDPVLRSVIKNSSGLLPDEPIRFMDIVDLQHFSNNNGKIKNLQGLEYFLGLNSIEINYSDIVSLEPIENLINLEKVYIYGNHNLEDITPLSSLTNLAHASLGHNNIIDISPLLELEKLKYVELQGNQSLTNLHLIIDKIEKVVY
- a CDS encoding YebC/PmpR family DNA-binding transcriptional regulator, whose translation is MAGHSKFANIKHRKERQDAKKGKIFTKLGREIAVAVKAGGPDPELNTKLKDVVAKCKANNMPNDTISRSIKKAAGEGDNVSYESIVYEGYGPNGVAVIVECLTDNKNRTAANVRHAFTKGGGNMGTSGCVSFMFDKKGEIIIEKSDGMDEDEMMMLALDAGAEDFEAEEEGYVVITTPEDFGAVSDAINAVDIQPISAEVKMIPQTTTELTSDEDLKKMQKMLDLLEDDDDVQDVWHNWAE